The DNA window GGTATTTCTAGCCAATCCCTCGCTGATAGATTTTGCCACGTCCAGAGGAGTAACCCCCGGATCGAATTCTCTGACACTATTGTCTGGAAGTGTAATTTTTATCATTGTTTACTAAGAAATTTTAAAAAGCAAAAATACGGAATTTTTAGATAATATGCTATATAAGCGTATATTTGAATTGAGAATTAATAATGCCGGGCAGCAAGCATCAGGGAAGTATATCAAAACATCCTGTAGCGTTAGGGTTGTGTATGGCTGGATTTTTAGTTCTTATCCTTCCATCATTAAAACCAATTCATACGCGTATGGAAAGTACTTTTAACATCGATCTGCACTGTGACCTGCTTGCTTACCTGCTGAAAGCCAATACTTCAGCTGATGACGGACAACCGGGCTGCTCTCTGCCATATCTCAGGGAAGGCCACGTCAGGCTCCAGGTAATGGCCATTTACGCTTCCACCGCACCCGGAAGTATTGATAAAGGAATACGGCAGAGTGATTATTTTAAAGAATTCCTGAACAGCCCTGATTTCTTCCTGTTTGATGAACAGAGTAGCCACGCTCCTGAACATGCTGACCGCATTGGTGTCTTTGCCGCGATAGAAAATGCTTCTGTTTTCTGTGAGGAAGACATGCATCTTGACACGGGATTTAAAAACCTGGAAACAATCATTCAGAATACCCGGAAGATCTTCTACCTTGGAATCACACATCATACAGAAAACCGCTTCGGCGGAGGCAATTTTACAGATATCGGGCTCAAGGATGACGGAAAAATCCTGATTGACTATATCACAGGCCGCAAAATAGCCATCGATCTTGCCCATACCAGTGACCAACTTGCGTATGATATCCTGGATTATATAGACCGTAAAAATTATGATGTTCCTATACTGGCCAGCCATTCCAATTACAGGAGGGTCTATGAAAATCAGCGTAACCTTCCGGATGAGCTGGTTCAGGAGCTGATCAGAAGAAAAGGACTGATCGGACTTAATTTCATTAAGGATTATATAGACCACCATCACCCTGAGCGGCTGTACGAACATATACAGTACGCCCTGTCTCTGGGAGCGGAAAACTGTATCGCCTACGGAGGCGATTTCTTTTACGATAAAGATCA is part of the Chryseobacterium camelliae genome and encodes:
- a CDS encoding dipeptidase, which encodes MESTFNIDLHCDLLAYLLKANTSADDGQPGCSLPYLREGHVRLQVMAIYASTAPGSIDKGIRQSDYFKEFLNSPDFFLFDEQSSHAPEHADRIGVFAAIENASVFCEEDMHLDTGFKNLETIIQNTRKIFYLGITHHTENRFGGGNFTDIGLKDDGKILIDYITGRKIAIDLAHTSDQLAYDILDYIDRKNYDVPILASHSNYRRVYENQRNLPDELVQELIRRKGLIGLNFIKDYIDHHHPERLYEHIQYALSLGAENCIAYGGDFFYDKDHPEQSRIPFFFDEFKDATAYNMINRRVSEDFSPEVMRKISHQNVLDFLSRNGF